The Anaerolineales bacterium genomic sequence TGCGGCAATTCCGGCCAGCACGCACCAGGATGAAACCCCTGGGCAAGCCCGGTAGCCTGGGAAGGGGACGGCGGTTGCCTTGGGCACAGGCCGGCTAGCCGGCAGGTGCAGGTTGTCGCCCAAACCCCCAATCTGCGTGGTCTGGGGTAGAATAGCCAAGGCAAACTTGGGAGTGAGAGAGGGAAGATGGTTCGAATACGACTACGTCGAGTAGGTGCCAAGCATCAGCCCAGCTACCGAATTGTGGCTGCTGAGAAGGAAGACCCTGCGACCGGGGGGTTCCTGGAGATCCTAGGGCACTACAATCCACGGACCCAGCCAGCCACCGTCGACCTGGATGAGGCCAAGTTCTTCCTGTGGATGCGGAACGGGGCCCAGCCCTCGGACTCGGTGGTGAAGATCCTCAAGACCTCCGGGACTTGGGAACGGTG encodes the following:
- the rpsP gene encoding 30S ribosomal protein S16, translating into MVRIRLRRVGAKHQPSYRIVAAEKEDPATGGFLEILGHYNPRTQPATVDLDEAKFFLWMRNGAQPSDSVVKILKTSGTWERWDRVRAGEAIEAVVAGGGLQPAADPRTRRDDVTSDKPSKKAKKASEAEAPAGAADAS